A stretch of the Solanum dulcamara chromosome 6, daSolDulc1.2, whole genome shotgun sequence genome encodes the following:
- the LOC129892575 gene encoding sucrose synthase-like, protein MAASGLSIKERLEEAILARPDEISALKSRIETEGKGVMKPLDLLNHLISVNSKKNGVNVGSSALVEVLSCSQEAVIVPPRLALAVRPRPGVWEYLALNLKQQKVAELTIPEYLQLKENVVDESGNILEMDFEPFTTVTPPKTLSDSIGNGLEFLNRHIASTMFHDKEIAKCLLDFLRQHNYKGKSLMVKESIQSLESFQIVLKKAEEYLCTLSPETPYSDFESKFQEIGLERGWGNTAERVQETISHLLHLLEAPNASSLENFLGRIPLVFNVVILTPHGYFAQENVLGYPDTGGQVVYILDQVPAMESEMLLRLKLQGLDDIIPRILVVTRLLPDAVGTTCGERMEKVYGAEHSHIIRVPFRAEKGMLRKWISRFEVWPYMETFAEDVAEELVKELQAKPDLIIGNYSEGNLTASLLAKKFGATQCTIAHALEKTKYPNSDLYWKKFDDKYHFSSQFTADLYAMNHTDFIITSTFQEIAGSKNTVGQYESHTAFTMPGLYRVVHGIDSFDPKFNIVSPGADMSIYFPYTEKEKRLTEFHPEIEELLYSPVENKEHLCVLKDRNKPILFTMARLDRVKNLTGLVEWYAKNARLRELANLVVVGGDRRKESKDLEEQAEMKKMYDLIETYNLNGQFRWISSQMNRVRNGELYRYIADTRGAFVQPAFYEAFGLTVVESMTCGLPTFATCNGGPFEIIVHGKSGFHIDPNQGDKATDLLVNFFEKSKEDPSYWDNISKGGLQRIIEKYTWQIYSQKVITLSGIYGFWKYATKNDKVANAKKRYLDMFYELMFKKSAEKVPLAIDE, encoded by the exons ATGGCAGCCAGTGGTCTTAGCATTAAGGAACGTTTGGAGGAAGCCATTTTGGCCCGTCCAGATGAAATTTCGGCACTCAAATCAAG GATTGAAACTGAAGGTAAAGGGGTCATGAAACCACTTGATCTCTTGAACCATTTGATTTCTGTGAATAGCAAGAAGAATGGAGTAAATGTTGGTAGCAGTGCACTTGTGGAAGTTCTCAGTTGCAGCCAGGAAGCTGTTATTGTACCACCACGACTTGCACTAGCTGTACGTCCAAGGCCCGGTGTGTGGGAGTACTTGGCACTGAATCTTAAGCAACAGAAAGTGGCTGAATTGACCATCCCTGAATACCTTCAATTGAAAGAGAATGTTGTCGATGAAAG TGGAAACATCTTGGAAATGGATTTTGAGCCATTTACTACTGTAACTCCTCCAAAGACACTTTCGGATTCCATTGGTAATGGTTTGGAGTTTCTTAATCGTCACATTGCTTCGACAATGTTCCATGACAAGGAGATTGCCAAGTGTCTCCTTGACTTTCTCAGACAACATAACTACAAAGGAAAG TCATTGATGGTGAAAGAAAGCATCCAAAGTCTGGAAAGTTTCCAAATTGTCCTGAAAAAAGCAGAGGAATATCTGTGCACTCTGAGTCCAGAAACTCCTTACTCCGATTTTGAATCCAAGTTTCAAGAGATTGGCTTGGAAAGAGGATGGGGAAACACTGCTGAACGCGTGCAAGAAACCATCAGTCATCTGTTGCACCTCCTTGAGGCACCTAATGCATCTTCTTTGGAAAACTTCCTTGGAAGAATCCCATTGGTTTTCAATGTTGTCATTCTCACCCCACATGGTTATTTCGCTCAAGAAAACGTTCTCGGTTATCCTGACACTGGTGGCCAG GTTGTTTACATTCTTGATCAAGTTCCAGCCATGGAGAGTGAGATGCTTCTCCGTTTGAAGCTTCAAGGACTGGATGATATCATCCCTCGCATCCTTGTT GTAACCAGGCTGCTGCCTGATGCAGTAGGAACCACTTGTGGTGAGCGTATGGAGAAAGTATACGGGGCAGAGCATTCTCATATAATTCGTGTTCCATTTAGAGCTGAGAAGGGAATGTTGCGCAAATGGATCTCAAGATTCGAAGTCTGGCCATACATGGAAACTTTCGCTGAG GATGTCGCGGAAGAACTTGTCAAAGAATTGCAAGCTAAACCAGACTTGATCATCGGCAACTACAGTGAGGGTAACCTTACTGCCTCCTTGTTGGCTAAGAAATTTGGGGCTACTCAATGCACTATTGCTCATGCCTTGGAGAAAACCAAGTATCCAAACTCTGACCTCTATTGGAAGAAATTTGATGACAAGTATCATTTCTCAAGTCAGTTCACTGCTGATCTTTATGCCATGAATCACACTGATTTCATCATCACCAGCACTTTCCAAGAAATTGCTGGAag CAAGAATACTGTAGGGCAATATGAGAGTCACACTGCTTTTACCATGCCTGGATTGTACCGAGTAGTCCATGGAATCGATTCTTTTGATCCAAAGTTCAACATTGTTTCCCCTGGTGCTGATATGTCAATCTACTTCCCTTACACTGAGAAGGAGAAAAGGCTAACTGAGTTCCACCCTGAAATTGAAGAACTTCTCTACAGTCCTGTTGAGAATAAGGAACACCT ATGTGTGTTGAAGGACCGTAACAAGCCAATTCTCTTCACCATGGCAAGGCTAGATCGCGTGAAGAATCTAACAGGGCTCGTTGAATGGTATGCCAAGAATGCAAGGCTGAGGGAACTTGCTAACCTTGTGGTTGTTGGTGGAGACAGAAGGAAAGAATCCAAGGATTTAGAAGAGCAAGCAGAGATGAAGAAGATGTATGACCTTATTGAAACCTACAACCTGAATGGCCAATTCAGGTGGATTTCTTCCCAGATGAATCGTGTGAGGAATGGAGAGCTCTACCGATACATTGCTGACACGAGGGGTGCTTTTGTTCAGCCAGCCTTCTATGAGGCTTTCGGTTTGACAGTTGTTGAGTCCATGACTTGTGGGTTGCCAACTTTTGCTACTTGCAATGGTGGACCATTTGAGATTATAGTACATGGAAAATCTGGATTCCACATTGACCCTAATCAGGGTGACAAGGCTACTGATCTTTTGGTCAATTTCTTTGAGAAATCCAAAGAAGATCCAAGTTATTGGGATAACATTTCCAAGGGAGGTCTACAACGTATCATCGAGAA GTATACGTGGCAAATTTATTCACAGAAAGTGATAACACTATCTGGGATTTATGGATTCTGGAAGTATGCAACCAAAAATGACAAAGTTGCTAATGCAAAGAAGCGCTATCTCGATATGTTTTATGAACTCATGTTTAAGAAATCT GCTGAGAAAGTTCCATTAGCCATTGATGAATAG
- the LOC129892758 gene encoding uncharacterized protein LOC129892758, giving the protein MVEEEKALVMEEENEELVVVVVEVVTTMATPNNNNNNNNNNNNNNNNNNNNNNNNNNNNNINNNNNNNNNNNNNNNNNNNNNNNNNNNNNNNNNNNNNNNNNNNNNNNNNNNNKNNNNNKTIITTIIIIRIITIITIIIINNNNNNNNNNNNNNNNNNNNNNNNNNNNNNNNNNNNNNNNNNNNNNNNNNNNNNNNNNTNNNNNNNNNNNNNNNNNNNNKNNYNNNNNNNNNNNNNNNNNNNNNNNNNNNNNNNNNNNNNNNNNNNNNNNNNNNNNNNNNNNNNNNNNNNNNNNNNNNNNNNNNNNNNNNNNNNNNNNNNKNNNNNNNNNNNNNNNNNNNNNNNNNNNNNNNNNNNNNNNNNNNNNNSNNNNNNYNNNNNNNNKNNNNNNNNNNNNNNNNNNNNNNNNNNNNNNNNNNNNNNNNNNNSNNNNNNNNKNNNKNNNNNNNNNNNNNNNNNNNNNNNNNNNNNNNNNNNNNNNNNNNNNNKNNNNNNNNNNNNNNNNNNNNNNNNNNNNNINNNNNNNNKINNNSNNNNNNNKNKNNNNNNNNHNNNNNNNNNNNNNNNNNNNNNNNNNNNNNNNNNNNNNNNNNNNNNNNNNNNNNNNNNNNNNNNNNNNNNNNNNNNNNNNNNNNNNNNNNNNNNNNNNNNNNNNNNNNNNNNNNNNNNNNDNNNINNNNNNNYYYYNNNNNNNNNNNNNNNNNNNNNNNNNNNNNNNNNHNNNNNNNNNNNNNNNNNNNNNNNNN; this is encoded by the exons ATGGTGGAAGAGGAGAAGGCATTGGTGATGgaggaagaaaatgaagaattggtggtggtggtggtggaggtgGTGACGACAATGGCGACACCG aataataataataataacaacaacaataacaataacaataacaataacaataataataacaacaacaataataataacaacaacaatattaataataacaataataacaataacaataacaataataacaataataataacaataataataataataataacaataataataataataataataataataataataataacaacaacaacaataataataacaataataacaacaataataataataaaaataataataacaacaaaacaataataacaacaataataataataagaataataacaataataacaataataataata aataacaataataacaacaataataataataataataataataacaataataataataataacaataataataataataataataataataataataacaataacaataataataataataataataataataataataataataataataataataataataataataataatactaataacaacaacaacaacaacaataacaataacaataataataacaacaataataataataagaataattacaataacaataacaataacaataataataataataataataataataataataataataataataataataataataataacaacaataataacaacaacaacaacaacaacaacaacaacaacaacaacaacaacaacaacaacaacaataataataataataataataacaataacaataataataacaacaacaacaacaacaacaataataataataataataacaataacaataataataacaacaataataataacaataataacaacaacaataataataataataaaaataacaataataataataataataacaataataataacaataataataataataataataataataataataataataataataataataacaataacaacaacaacaacaacaacaacaataataataataataatagcaacaacaacaataataattacaataataacaacaataataataataagaataataataataacaataataacaataacaataataataataataataataataataataataataacaataataacaataataacaataacaataataataataataacaataataataataataatagtaataacaacaataacaataataataagaataataataagaataataataacaataataataataataataataataataataataacaacaacaacaacaacaacaacaacaataataataataataataataataataataataataataataataataacaataataataataataagaataataataacaataataataataacaataataataacaataataataataataataataataacaacaacaataataacaataatatcaacaacaataataataataacaataaaattaataacaatagtaataataacaataataacaataaaaataaaaataacaataataataataataaccataacaataacaacaataacaataacaataacaataacaataataataataataacaataataataataataacaacaacaacaacaacaacaacaacaataacaataacaataataataacaataacaataataacaataacaataataataacaacaacaataacaataacaataataataataataataacaataataacaataataacaataacaataacaataacaataacaacaacaacaacaacaacaataataataataataataataataataataataataataataacaacaacaacaacaacaacaacaacaacaacaacaacaataataataataataacaacaatgataataataacattaataataataataataataattattattattataataacaacaacaataataataacaataataataacaacaataataacaataataataataacaataataacaataacaataacaataataataataaccataacaataacaacaacaacaacaacaacaacaacaacaacaataataataataataataataataataataataat